A genomic segment from Triticum dicoccoides isolate Atlit2015 ecotype Zavitan chromosome 1A, WEW_v2.0, whole genome shotgun sequence encodes:
- the LOC119364002 gene encoding protein WHAT'S THIS FACTOR 9, mitochondrial-like codes for MAGHLLVAVMGRRRRWWEAPLFAAEQRATLVNVKLKLVKDPALDGALSRQRHLRAAHHLLDLASSRPGHRISCPELLADKSVHRMFGSAAAALAFLRRYHTLFALSRRGGGGVSLTDAALGLRCRELDCLDASGPDLLARLRRLLMLTLPRSLPLHTVDLLRWDLGLPRDYRASILGRHPDHFALRQPEGDERIWLHLLSWDDRLAVSELEKAAAGGDTTCLPFPVSFTRGFGLRSKSMDWLKEWQTLPYTNPYADASGLDRRTDVSEKRNVGVFHELLHLTLAKRTERHNVSNMRMLLGMPQKFTKVFERHPGIFYLSRIHGTQTVVLREAYGGTSQLLEKHAHPLVAIREEYATMMRAALPPRKSRESCNYCGELDEESEGEEGTELS; via the coding sequence ATGGCGGGGCACTTGCTGGTGGCGGTGAtggggaggaggagaagatggtggGAGGCGCCATTGTTTGCGGCGGAGCAGCGCGCGACGCTGGTTAACGTGAAGCTGAAGTTGGTCAAGGATCCGGCGCTCGACGGGGCGTTGTCGCGGCAGCGCCACCTCCGCGCTGCCCACCACCTGCTCGACCTCGCGTCCTCGCGGCCCGGCCACCGCATCTCGTGCCCCGAGCTCCTCGCCGACAAGTCCGTCCACAGGATGTTTGGCTCCGCGGCCGCTGCGCTCGCCTTCCTCCGCAGATACCACACCCTGTTCGCGCTCTCCCGCCGCGGTGGAGGCGGCGTGTCCCTCACGGACGCAGCGCTCGGCCTCCGGTGCCGGGAACTGGACTGCCTGGACGCCTCGGGGCCCGACCTGCTcgctcgcctccgccgcctcctcatgCTCACCCTGCCGCGGTCGCTCCCGCTCCACACTGTCGACCTTCTCCGCTGGGACTTGGGCCTGCCCCGCGACTACCGCGCATCAATCCTCGGTCGCCACCCTGACCACTTCGCCCTTAGGCAGCCCGAGGGTGACGAGCGCATCTGGCTCCACCTCCTCTCCTGGGACGACCGTCTGGCTGTCTCGGAACTCGAGAAGGCTGCGGCGGGCGGCGACACCACCTGCCTCCCATTTCCGGTGAGCTTCACGAGGGGGTTTGGCCTGAGGAGCAAGTCTATGGACTGGCTGAAGGAGTGGCAGACGCTTCCATACACTAACCCGTACGCCGACGCCTCCGGCCTTGACCGTCGCACTGATGTGTCAGAGAAGCGGAATGTCGGAGTGTTCCATGAGCTGCTGCACCTCACATTGGCAAAGAGGACAGAGCGCCACAACGTGAGCAACATGAGGATGCTTCTTGGCATGCCACAGAAGTTTACCAAGGTATTTGAGCGTCACCCCGGCATTTTTTACCTTTCAAGGATACATGGCACACAGACAGTTGTACTCAGAGAAGCTTACGGTGGCACGAGCCAGCTGCTTGAGAAGCATGCACATCCACTTGTTGCTATCAGGGAGGAGTATGCCACCATGATGAGGGCTGCATTGCCACCAAGGAAAAGCAGAGAAAGCTGCAACTATTGTGGTGAACTGGACGAGGAAAGTGAGGGAGAAGAAGGAACTGAACTCTCTTAA
- the LOC119364016 gene encoding pto-interacting protein 1-like isoform X2, giving the protein MNNLRRFQPLCVIGSGSMCSLAACTVEEYAAPASRCLVPARTCSRKNMSCFGCCGDEDTQRAPDNRNQYPGNHPARNDAYRTADPTPKGPQPVKVQPIAVPTIPMDEIREVTKGFGDEALIGEGSFGRVYFGTLRNGRGAAIKKLDSSKQPDQELLAQVSMVSRLKHENVVELLGYCLDGNTRVLAYEFATMGSLHDMLHGRKGVKGAQPGPVLSWIQRVKIAVGAAKGLEYLHEKAQPHVIHRDIKSSNVLLFDDDVAKIADFDLSNQAPDMAARLHSTRVLGTFGYHAPEYAMTGQLSSKSDVYSFGVVLLELLTGRKPVDHTLPRGQQSLVTWATPRLSEDKVRQCVDSRLGGDYPPKAVAKFAAVAALCVQYEADFRPNMSIVVKALQPLLNARAAHPGAEHAGR; this is encoded by the exons ATGAATAATCTAAGACGTTTCCAGCCACTATGCGTCATTGGGTCTGGATCAATGTG CTCCCTTGCTGCATGTACCGTAGAAGAATATGCTGCACCTGCAAGCAG ATGCTTGGTTCCAGCCAGGACTTGTTCTCGGAAGAATATGTCTTGCTTTGGATGCTGTGGTGATGAAGATACTCAAAGAGCACCAGACAACAGGAATCAATACCCAGGAAACCATCCAGCAA GGAATGATGCATATCGCACTGCCGATCCAACTCCCAAAGGTCCTCAACCTGTGAAAGTGCAACCCATTGCAGTTCCCACCATTCCTATGGATGAAATTAGGGAGGTTACTAAGGGTTTTGGTGATGAAGCTTTGATTGGTGAGGGTTCCTTTGGCAGAGTATATTTTGGTACTCTAAGAAATGGTAGAGGTGCAGCAATCAAAAAGCTGGATTCCAGTAAGCAGCCAGACCAAGAATTGCTGGCACAG GTATCTATGGTATCAAGGCTTAAGCATGAAAATGTTGTGGAGTTGCTTGGTTACTGTCTTGACGGGAACACCCGTGTCCTTGCTTATGAGTTTGCCACTATGGGCTCTCTTCATGATATGCTTCATG GAAGGAAAGGTGTTAAAGGGGCTCAGCCAGGTCCGGTCTTATCATGGATACAACGGGTGAAGATAGCTGTTGGTGCAGCGAAAGGCCTAGagtatcttcatgagaaagcaCAGCCTCACGTCATACACAGGGACATCAAGTCCAGCAACGTTCTTCTCTTTGATGATGATGTAGCTAAAATAGCCGACTTCGATTTGTCAAACCAAGCTCCTGACATGGCAGCCCGGCTTCACTCAACTAGGGTTCTGGGAACATTTGGATACCATGCACCTGA GTATGCAATGACTGGTCAACTTAGCTCTAAGAGCGATGTGTACAGTTTTGGAGTTGTTCTTCTGGAGCTATTGACTGGGAGGAAACCTGTCGACCATACATTACCGAGGGGGCAGCAGAGCCTTGTCACATGG GCCACCCCAAGACTGAGTGAAGATAAGGTTAGGCAATGTGTTGACTCTAGACTTGGAGGGGACTATCCTCCTAAGGCTGTTGCAAAG TTTGCAGCCGTCGCGGCATTGTGCGTCCAATATGAAGCCGACTTCCGGCCAAACATGAGCATCGTCGTCAAGGCGCTCCAGCCCCTGCTGAATGCGCGAGCAGCCCACCCCGGGGCTGAGCATGCCGGACGCTAA
- the LOC119364016 gene encoding pto-interacting protein 1-like isoform X1 has translation MSCFGCCGDEDTQRAPDNRNQYPGNHPARNDAYRTADPTPKGPQPVKVQPIAVPTIPMDEIREVTKGFGDEALIGEGSFGRVYFGTLRNGRGAAIKKLDSSKQPDQELLAQVSMVSRLKHENVVELLGYCLDGNTRVLAYEFATMGSLHDMLHGRKGVKGAQPGPVLSWIQRVKIAVGAAKGLEYLHEKAQPHVIHRDIKSSNVLLFDDDVAKIADFDLSNQAPDMAARLHSTRVLGTFGYHAPEYAMTGQLSSKSDVYSFGVVLLELLTGRKPVDHTLPRGQQSLVTWATPRLSEDKVRQCVDSRLGGDYPPKAVAKFAAVAALCVQYEADFRPNMSIVVKALQPLLNARAAHPGAEHAGR, from the exons ATGTCTTGCTTTGGATGCTGTGGTGATGAAGATACTCAAAGAGCACCAGACAACAGGAATCAATACCCAGGAAACCATCCAGCAA GGAATGATGCATATCGCACTGCCGATCCAACTCCCAAAGGTCCTCAACCTGTGAAAGTGCAACCCATTGCAGTTCCCACCATTCCTATGGATGAAATTAGGGAGGTTACTAAGGGTTTTGGTGATGAAGCTTTGATTGGTGAGGGTTCCTTTGGCAGAGTATATTTTGGTACTCTAAGAAATGGTAGAGGTGCAGCAATCAAAAAGCTGGATTCCAGTAAGCAGCCAGACCAAGAATTGCTGGCACAG GTATCTATGGTATCAAGGCTTAAGCATGAAAATGTTGTGGAGTTGCTTGGTTACTGTCTTGACGGGAACACCCGTGTCCTTGCTTATGAGTTTGCCACTATGGGCTCTCTTCATGATATGCTTCATG GAAGGAAAGGTGTTAAAGGGGCTCAGCCAGGTCCGGTCTTATCATGGATACAACGGGTGAAGATAGCTGTTGGTGCAGCGAAAGGCCTAGagtatcttcatgagaaagcaCAGCCTCACGTCATACACAGGGACATCAAGTCCAGCAACGTTCTTCTCTTTGATGATGATGTAGCTAAAATAGCCGACTTCGATTTGTCAAACCAAGCTCCTGACATGGCAGCCCGGCTTCACTCAACTAGGGTTCTGGGAACATTTGGATACCATGCACCTGA GTATGCAATGACTGGTCAACTTAGCTCTAAGAGCGATGTGTACAGTTTTGGAGTTGTTCTTCTGGAGCTATTGACTGGGAGGAAACCTGTCGACCATACATTACCGAGGGGGCAGCAGAGCCTTGTCACATGG GCCACCCCAAGACTGAGTGAAGATAAGGTTAGGCAATGTGTTGACTCTAGACTTGGAGGGGACTATCCTCCTAAGGCTGTTGCAAAG TTTGCAGCCGTCGCGGCATTGTGCGTCCAATATGAAGCCGACTTCCGGCCAAACATGAGCATCGTCGTCAAGGCGCTCCAGCCCCTGCTGAATGCGCGAGCAGCCCACCCCGGGGCTGAGCATGCCGGACGCTAA
- the LOC119364016 gene encoding probable receptor-like protein kinase At2g47060 isoform X3: MVEVQQSKSWIPVSSQTKNCWHRLKHENVVELLGYCLDGNTRVLAYEFATMGSLHDMLHGRKGVKGAQPGPVLSWIQRVKIAVGAAKGLEYLHEKAQPHVIHRDIKSSNVLLFDDDVAKIADFDLSNQAPDMAARLHSTRVLGTFGYHAPEYAMTGQLSSKSDVYSFGVVLLELLTGRKPVDHTLPRGQQSLVTWATPRLSEDKVRQCVDSRLGGDYPPKAVAKFAAVAALCVQYEADFRPNMSIVVKALQPLLNARAAHPGAEHAGR, encoded by the exons ATGGTAGAGGTGCAGCAATCAAAAAGCTGGATTCCAGTAAGCAGCCAGACCAAGAATTGCTGGCACAG GCTTAAGCATGAAAATGTTGTGGAGTTGCTTGGTTACTGTCTTGACGGGAACACCCGTGTCCTTGCTTATGAGTTTGCCACTATGGGCTCTCTTCATGATATGCTTCATG GAAGGAAAGGTGTTAAAGGGGCTCAGCCAGGTCCGGTCTTATCATGGATACAACGGGTGAAGATAGCTGTTGGTGCAGCGAAAGGCCTAGagtatcttcatgagaaagcaCAGCCTCACGTCATACACAGGGACATCAAGTCCAGCAACGTTCTTCTCTTTGATGATGATGTAGCTAAAATAGCCGACTTCGATTTGTCAAACCAAGCTCCTGACATGGCAGCCCGGCTTCACTCAACTAGGGTTCTGGGAACATTTGGATACCATGCACCTGA GTATGCAATGACTGGTCAACTTAGCTCTAAGAGCGATGTGTACAGTTTTGGAGTTGTTCTTCTGGAGCTATTGACTGGGAGGAAACCTGTCGACCATACATTACCGAGGGGGCAGCAGAGCCTTGTCACATGG GCCACCCCAAGACTGAGTGAAGATAAGGTTAGGCAATGTGTTGACTCTAGACTTGGAGGGGACTATCCTCCTAAGGCTGTTGCAAAG TTTGCAGCCGTCGCGGCATTGTGCGTCCAATATGAAGCCGACTTCCGGCCAAACATGAGCATCGTCGTCAAGGCGCTCCAGCCCCTGCTGAATGCGCGAGCAGCCCACCCCGGGGCTGAGCATGCCGGACGCTAA
- the LOC119364034 gene encoding nuclear envelope-associated protein 2-like, which yields MAVSEKAVRPCSSSSSGLDPLLKDLTEKKLSFRRNVASLASELKDVRHKLASQEQLFTRESQTREVAETKARSMEEEVSKLQKCLLDKDEQLNATRGITEHYLDDLDDLKSRLSVTQATAEASAASAMSAQAQCLSLLKELNEKDRSLKEHELRVNKLGEQLGLLQKDLEARELSQRQLKDEVLRIETDIMGAVSRAGSSKDNELLKVLSDVSPRNIENIGKHLNTKDTEIARLRDEIRILSAHWTNKTKELESQLEKQRRTDQELKKRVLKLEFCLQESRSQIRKLQRLGEKRDKQLKELKDQMAMKQPDGPRRDEGKKPFWENDTFKFVAGMSMLVVMVLAKR from the exons ATGGCAGTTTCAGAGAAGGCGGTACGACCATGCTCATCGTCTTCGTCGGGTTTGGACCCGCTGTtgaaggatcttacggagaagaagctGAGCTTTAGAAGAAACGTGGCATCTCTGGCGTCTGAGCTAAAGGATGTGAGGCACAAGCTTGCTTCGCAGGAGCAGTTGTTTACTAGGGAATCCCAAACTAGGGAG GTTGCGGAGACGAAGGCAAGGAGCATGGAGGAGGAAGTGAGTAAGCTGCAGAAATGCTTACTGGACAAAGATGAGCAGCTAAATGCAACGAGAGGCATCACCGAACAT TACCTCGATGATTTGGATGATCTTAAATCACGACTATCAGTAACTCAAGCTACAGCAGAAGCCAGTGCTGCATCAGCCATGTCGGCTCAGGCGCAGTGCTTGTCATTGCTGAAAGAGCTGAATGAGAAGGATCGCTCGCTGAAAGAGCACGAGCTTCGAGTTAACAAGCTTGGCGAGCAGCTAGGTCTTCTCCAGAAGGACCTTGAGGCAAGGGAGCTTTCACAGAGGCAACTCAAGGATGAAGTTTTAAGGATTGAGACAGATATCATGGGTGCAGTTTCCAGAGCTGGGTCTAGTAAAGATAACGAGCTTCTGAAGGTTTTATCCGATGTTTCACCAAGGAATATCGAGAATATTGGCAAGCATTTGAATACTAAGGATACCGAGATTGCCAGGCTGAGAGATGAAATTAGGATATTATCTGCTCATTGGACAAACAAAACAAAGGAACTAGAGTCACAA CTAGAGAAGCAGCGCAGAACCGACCAGGAACTGAAAAAAAGGGTTCTCAAACTTGAATTCTGCCTTCAAGAATCACGATCTCAAATCCGTAAACTTCAGAGG TTGGGGGAGAAGAGGGACAAGCAACTCAAGGAGCTCAAGGATCAGATGGCCATGAAGCAGCCCGACGGCCCTCGCCGCGACGAAGGCAAGAAGCCCTTCTGGGAGAATGATACGTTCAAGTTTGTCGCCGGCATGTCGATGCTGGTCGTGATGGTCCTCGCAAAGCGCTGA